In one window of Desulforhabdus amnigena DNA:
- a CDS encoding ATP-binding protein, with translation MKLRNKTSLLLAVIILTVLSAMGFFYLRFLEKAIESSIFAGLSGVSSTSAEAVSKFLQVNLRDAQVIASGIPKGILEKQDKKGMQEYLREVMEVYPQFSNGIFILDSKGTHWADYPPHPELYGMSRSFQEYFIRTMQEQKGVVCPYRSGRTGEPVLTFTALLRGAKNEVLGMVGCSVQLLHPDALEGIRKTKIGNSGYIYIFDTSRLMILHPDKKRILQRDVPTGRNRLFDRAIEGFEGVGETINSRGTEMLLSVQHIPGSNWIIGAQQLRTEAFAPIRQARFLILISILFAVATAVGIGFLAVRRITAPLEKLRGAAMQLGQEAQFASSESQKIHGNFVEELNRIEMKDEVGELARVFLEMFQKLDQSFAQLRNSARDLRHQNEYLEAIHETSLGLLRRLDVSDLLEAILIRAGALVGCPNGYLCLYQAEGNFLEMQVGIGVYEKSVGFRLTPGEGLCGKVWQTGRPMVLEDYKKWPARLPDSAFDELRAVVGIPLKSETQVLGVIGLAHVEEERRFREEEVLLLSRFAELASIALDNARLYAELQKELDERKKMERALKESHERFVTVLDGMDADIYVADMKSHEILFMNKHMARTFGENLVGKICWQVFRGESSPCRHCTNDRLMNDAEHPAGVCVWESQNPVTGNWYLNYDRAIKWVDGRFVRLQVATNINERKKMEEESLKSQKLESLGVLAGGIAHDFNNLLTAVTGNISLAKTYAPLDTPLMERLEEAEKASVRAKDLTFQLLTFAKGGAPVKQVTSLKGVIEDSCRFALPGSKCKCLIDVPEDLWLVDADAGQISQVLHNLLLNSEQAMPGGGNIEVKAQNVTLDASRDLSLPPGDYVNISVSDNGAGIEKEHLSKIFDPYFTTKLHGNGLGLATVYSIVKKHEGHITVQSQRDIGTTFSVFLPASKEHGHERKKVQNAGLTGGQGRILLMDDEEIVRDVTSLMLRSMGYEVEHAEDGEESIRMFKAAIESGKPFDSVIMDLTIPGGMGGREAVAELLKIDPSIKVIVASGYSNDPVMASYREYGFSGVLGKPFRIEELSEILHRVMSA, from the coding sequence ATGAAATTGAGAAATAAGACCTCTTTACTTCTTGCCGTTATCATCCTGACAGTTCTCAGCGCTATGGGCTTTTTTTACCTTCGCTTTCTGGAGAAGGCTATCGAGAGCTCCATCTTCGCCGGCCTCAGTGGTGTTTCCAGCACCTCTGCCGAAGCCGTGTCAAAATTTCTGCAAGTCAATCTTCGGGATGCTCAGGTGATTGCTTCCGGCATTCCCAAAGGTATTCTGGAAAAACAGGACAAAAAAGGGATGCAGGAATATCTGCGGGAAGTGATGGAGGTCTACCCTCAGTTCAGCAATGGAATTTTTATTCTTGACTCTAAAGGAACACATTGGGCCGATTACCCTCCCCACCCTGAATTGTACGGTATGTCCCGATCCTTTCAGGAATACTTTATTCGCACCATGCAGGAGCAAAAGGGGGTGGTTTGTCCTTACCGGTCAGGAAGGACGGGGGAACCCGTCCTGACTTTCACTGCCCTCCTGAGAGGGGCTAAAAATGAAGTATTGGGCATGGTGGGATGTTCCGTGCAGCTTTTGCATCCCGATGCACTGGAAGGAATTCGAAAAACGAAAATCGGTAACTCCGGATATATCTATATCTTCGATACTTCCAGGCTGATGATCCTGCATCCCGATAAGAAGAGAATACTTCAAAGAGATGTGCCTACCGGTCGAAACCGGCTTTTTGACAGGGCCATCGAAGGATTCGAAGGAGTGGGGGAGACCATCAATTCCCGCGGAACGGAAATGCTGCTTTCCGTCCAGCATATCCCCGGGTCGAACTGGATCATTGGAGCGCAGCAACTTAGAACGGAGGCTTTCGCTCCCATTCGGCAGGCCCGCTTTCTGATTCTCATCAGTATTCTTTTTGCCGTAGCGACTGCGGTGGGGATCGGTTTCCTGGCGGTGCGGAGAATCACGGCTCCCCTCGAGAAACTCAGAGGGGCAGCGATGCAGTTAGGGCAGGAAGCCCAGTTCGCCTCTTCAGAGTCCCAAAAAATACATGGAAATTTTGTGGAAGAACTGAACCGTATCGAAATGAAAGATGAAGTCGGAGAACTGGCGCGCGTCTTTCTGGAGATGTTCCAAAAACTGGATCAGAGTTTCGCGCAGCTCAGGAATTCGGCAAGGGATTTGCGGCACCAAAACGAATACCTGGAGGCCATACATGAAACCTCGCTTGGGTTGCTCAGGCGGTTGGATGTGAGCGACCTGCTCGAGGCCATTTTAATCAGGGCGGGGGCTCTCGTTGGATGCCCCAATGGATATCTCTGCCTGTATCAGGCAGAGGGAAATTTCCTGGAAATGCAAGTGGGTATCGGCGTATATGAAAAAAGCGTAGGTTTCCGGTTAACCCCGGGGGAGGGTTTATGTGGAAAGGTGTGGCAAACCGGCCGGCCCATGGTGCTGGAAGATTACAAGAAATGGCCGGCACGACTGCCCGACAGTGCGTTCGATGAACTGCGGGCGGTTGTGGGGATACCGCTCAAGTCGGAAACACAGGTCTTGGGTGTCATAGGACTTGCCCATGTTGAAGAAGAGAGGCGGTTTAGGGAAGAAGAGGTCCTCCTGCTCAGCCGATTTGCCGAACTGGCCTCCATCGCTCTCGATAATGCCAGGCTTTACGCTGAACTGCAAAAAGAGCTCGATGAGCGCAAAAAGATGGAGAGGGCTCTCAAAGAATCCCATGAAAGATTCGTGACAGTGCTGGACGGCATGGATGCGGATATTTATGTCGCTGACATGAAATCTCATGAAATCCTTTTTATGAATAAACATATGGCGCGAACCTTCGGTGAAAATCTCGTGGGAAAGATTTGCTGGCAAGTCTTCCGCGGAGAATCGAGCCCGTGCCGACACTGCACCAACGACCGATTGATGAACGACGCTGAACATCCTGCAGGTGTGTGCGTATGGGAATCCCAGAATCCTGTTACCGGCAACTGGTATCTCAACTATGACCGTGCCATCAAATGGGTGGATGGACGTTTTGTGCGCCTGCAGGTTGCTACGAACATCAATGAACGCAAAAAAATGGAAGAAGAGAGCCTGAAGTCCCAGAAACTTGAATCCCTGGGGGTGCTCGCAGGGGGGATCGCTCATGACTTCAACAACCTCCTCACTGCCGTGACGGGTAATATCTCTCTTGCAAAAACATATGCTCCCCTGGATACACCCTTGATGGAGCGGCTGGAAGAGGCGGAAAAGGCATCCGTGCGGGCAAAAGATCTCACTTTTCAGCTGCTGACTTTCGCCAAGGGGGGGGCTCCCGTCAAGCAGGTCACTTCCCTCAAGGGAGTGATCGAGGATTCCTGCCGGTTTGCACTCCCGGGATCGAAGTGCAAATGTCTGATCGATGTTCCAGAGGACCTGTGGTTAGTGGATGCGGATGCCGGGCAGATTTCTCAGGTGCTCCACAATCTTTTGCTGAATTCGGAGCAGGCCATGCCGGGCGGCGGGAATATAGAGGTGAAGGCTCAAAACGTTACTCTCGATGCGTCTCGGGATCTGTCTCTACCTCCCGGAGACTACGTGAACATTTCCGTTTCGGATAATGGGGCCGGAATTGAAAAAGAACACCTCTCCAAGATATTCGACCCCTATTTTACCACTAAACTTCATGGAAACGGGCTCGGCCTCGCTACGGTCTACTCTATTGTCAAGAAGCATGAGGGGCATATTACCGTTCAATCCCAAAGGGATATCGGTACAACTTTTAGCGTTTTTTTGCCTGCTTCCAAAGAGCACGGGCATGAGAGGAAGAAGGTGCAAAATGCGGGACTTACAGGGGGACAAGGCCGGATATTGCTGATGGATGATGAAGAGATTGTAAGGGACGTGACCAGTCTCATGCTTCGGTCCATGGGGTATGAAGTGGAGCATGCGGAAGACGGTGAGGAAAGTATCCGCATGTTCAAAGCCGCTATCGAATCAGGAAAACCCTTCGATTCCGTAATCATGGACCTTACGATTCCCGGAGGGATGGGAGGCAGGGAAGCCGTCGCGGAGCTTCTTAAAATCGATCCTTCCATAAAGGTCATTGTTGCGAGCGGTTATTCCAATGATCCCGTGATGGCCAGTTACCGGGAATACGGCTTCAGTGGTGTGTTGGGGAAGCCTTTTCGCATTGAGGAATTGAGCGAGATATTGCACCGGGTCATGAGTGCTTAG
- a CDS encoding DUF4412 domain-containing protein → MKHSRKKQLFPLVLFLSVFMTSTTAFADLYWEFKQVSKGVEGQPDATRIQKNYYTDRASRVETGSGAVMIMDLDSMTIYQLDPRSKTYIKSDMRKMGAPEQMPGMSAEQRKKMIENMAGSMKVTPTDETKTIAGYNCRKYNVGFMNSSNEYWLSKDVKGYDELKRIGAKMAMSFEANPVLKQMNIAGIMDKLDGFPVQIITHAGRGTMTSTLIKIEQKPLPAELFQVPKGYKVMKRE, encoded by the coding sequence ATGAAGCACAGCAGAAAAAAACAACTTTTTCCTTTGGTTCTGTTCTTGTCGGTTTTCATGACGTCTACGACGGCCTTTGCCGATCTCTACTGGGAATTCAAACAAGTATCTAAAGGGGTGGAGGGACAACCTGATGCCACGAGGATACAGAAAAACTACTATACTGACAGAGCTTCTCGTGTGGAGACGGGCAGTGGCGCCGTCATGATCATGGATCTGGATTCCATGACCATCTATCAATTGGATCCCAGAAGCAAGACTTACATAAAGAGCGATATGCGAAAGATGGGCGCTCCTGAACAGATGCCCGGTATGAGCGCCGAACAGCGGAAGAAAATGATCGAAAATATGGCAGGAAGCATGAAAGTTACCCCCACAGACGAAACCAAGACCATAGCCGGTTATAACTGCCGGAAATACAATGTCGGTTTCATGAACTCCAGTAACGAATATTGGTTGTCAAAGGATGTGAAGGGCTACGATGAGCTGAAGAGGATCGGCGCAAAGATGGCCATGAGTTTTGAAGCCAATCCTGTCTTGAAACAAATGAACATCGCCGGCATCATGGATAAACTGGACGGTTTTCCAGTGCAGATCATTACCCATGCCGGGCGAGGCACAATGACTTCCACGTTAATCAAAATAGAGCAGAAGCCGCTCCCTGCGGAGTTGTTCCAAGTGCCAAAAGGCTATAAGGTGATGAAAAGAGAATAA
- a CDS encoding flagellar brake protein, translating into MENDRPVEKTEVAKELSIGLGSQLFIQIQGTSSRLKSILVGALPGRYLILTAPRTPGVESYIYEGNTVTITFLSEGVVYGFRANILNHIFVPARLVFLSYPEKIEKHELRRHYRVECNIPAEISLEGHDAVYRGVILDISTGGCKFTFLEPENLNEHPIQVGDRLNTTFELMGIRNIRTISGEIRSLSMDDKKVTLGISFDQTNTELLNKIESYVNSVIKFL; encoded by the coding sequence ATGGAGAATGACAGGCCGGTTGAAAAGACCGAAGTCGCAAAAGAGTTAAGCATCGGGCTGGGCAGTCAACTTTTCATTCAAATTCAAGGAACATCCTCCAGGTTGAAAAGCATCCTTGTCGGAGCCTTGCCGGGACGATACCTGATCCTTACCGCTCCAAGAACTCCTGGAGTCGAAAGCTACATCTACGAAGGAAATACCGTTACGATCACCTTCCTGTCCGAGGGTGTGGTGTATGGATTTCGAGCCAATATCCTGAATCATATTTTTGTACCTGCCAGGCTTGTGTTTCTCTCTTATCCCGAAAAAATCGAAAAGCACGAGCTCCGCAGGCATTATCGAGTGGAGTGCAATATTCCGGCTGAAATAAGCCTAGAAGGGCATGATGCGGTTTACCGGGGAGTCATTTTGGATATCAGCACGGGGGGATGCAAATTCACTTTTCTCGAACCGGAAAATTTGAATGAACATCCCATTCAAGTGGGAGACAGGCTGAATACGACTTTTGAACTGATGGGAATCAGAAATATTCGAACCATTTCCGGCGAAATTCGAAGTCTCAGCATGGACGACAAAAAGGTCACCCTGGGGATCAGCTTTGATCAAACGAACACAGAGCTTCTGAATAAAATAGAATCCTATGTAAACAGCGTCATAAAATTTCTGTAA